A region from the Sebastes umbrosus isolate fSebUmb1 chromosome 18, fSebUmb1.pri, whole genome shotgun sequence genome encodes:
- the rbm25b gene encoding RNA-binding protein 25b, which yields MSFPPHLNRPLLPPPGMPPQFAGFTGGPMIPVHIMTPTSVMMPSVQVISKPPMHKKEIMRVRENNESSGPTTTVFVGNISEKASDMLIRQLLAKCGIVLSWKRVQGASGKLQAFGFCEYKEPESTLRSLRLLHDLQIGDKNLLVKVDAKTKAQLDEWKAKRKTTNGNKKAEDGVDDDEDVLDEETKKKDQIVKGAIDGLMREYAAELNAPSQDEDSQRRKRKKEKKEEDDINTIDMEEDKRDLISREISKFRDTHKKLEEEKDKREKERLEFERERRDREKERERERERRDREREKEREKEQRERERDRERERDRDKDRRTRERERDRDWERDRSRDRTPERSRSREPSRDRDREKKRDQEDEEESYERRKLERKLRDKEAAYQERLKNWELRERKKARDYAKEAEREDERRREMMKEGKRLKEFLEDYDDDRDDPKYYRGSALQKRLRDREKEMEADERDRKREKEELEEIRQRLLDEGHPDPDAELRRMEEEEEERLRQPPIIPEPEPEPEPEPEEEQRERHRGSRERRDRRQEPERAAAAEPRARPPAHSDDEVEEGEEQEYDDDEDNPDVKPCLKPTMRPITAAPSVSSGSGGASPNTPGDESPCGIIIPHENSPPEALPQEEHRLKFGLNLKLGASGSPSQPNVGKRKKLPVDSVFDKFDDEETDEQPRKRKLVPLDYDDDKSLGVDGAGLSSIKGANTEEKRKHIKSLIEKIPTAKPELFSYELDWTMVDTTLMERRVRPWINKKIIEYIGEEEATLVDFVCSKVMAHSMPQSILDDVAMVLDEEAEVFIVKMWRLLIYETEAKKIGLVK from the exons ATGTCCTTCCCCCCTCATTTAAACCGGCCGCTGTTGCCCCCTCCTGGGATGCCCCCTCAGTTTGCTGGCTTTACAG GAGGTCCGATGATCCCGGTTCACATCATGACCCCCACTTCAGTAATGATGCCCTCTGTGCAAGTGATCAGTAAGCCTCCGATgcataaaaaggaaataatgCGTGTCAGAGAAAACAATGAGAGCAGCGGCCCCACCACCACGGTGTTTGTGGGGAACATATCGGAGAAAGCTTCAGACATGCTGATCAGACAGCTGCTTGCG AAATGTGGAATTGTTCTGAGCTGGAAGAGAGTCCAAGGAGCCTCTGGCAAGCTTCAAG CCTTTGGGTTTTGTGAGTACAAGGAGCCAGAGTCCACATTGCGATCACTGCGGCTGCTTCATGACCTGCAGATTGGAGACAAAAATCTATTGGTGAAGGTGGATGCCAAAACTAAAGCTCAGCTGGACGAGTGGAAGGCCAAGAGAAAGACTACGAATGGG AATAAAAAGGCTGAAGATGGagtagatgatgatgaagatgttctAGACGAGGAGACAAAGAAGAAGGATCAGATTGTCAAAGGCGCTATCGACGGATTGATGCGGGAATATGCTGCCGAACTCAACGCGCCTTCACAGGATGAGGACTCCCAGCGAcgaaagaggaaaaaggagaaaaaagaagag gACGACATAAACACtattgatatggaggaggacAAAAGAGACCTGATTTCCAGAGAAATTAGTAAATTTCGAGACACTCACAAG AAactagaagaagagaaggacaAGAGGGAGAAGGAGCGGCTGGAGTTTGAGCGGGAACGGAGGGATCGGGAAAAAGAGCGAGAGCGGGAAAGGGAGCGACGGGACCGCGAGAGGGAGAAGGAACGAGAGAAGGAACAACGCGAGAGGGAAAGAGATCGAGAACGGGAGAGAGACCGAGACAAAGACCGCAGGACCAGAGAACGAGAGCGAGACCGAGACTGGGAGAGGGACAGAAGCCGGGACAGGACCCCCGAACGCAGCCGATCCag ggAGCCGAGTCGAGACcgagacagagaaaagaaacGAGAccaagaggatgaagaggagtcgTATGAACGCAGGAAGCTGGAGAGGAAACTCAGAGACAAGGAGGCAGCCTATCAGGAG CGACTAAAAAACTGGGAGCtcagggagaggaagaaggcaCGGGATTACGCCAAGGAGGCCGAGAGGGAAGATGAGCGCAGACGAGAAATG ATGAAAGAGGGCAAACGGTTGAAAGAGTTTCTCGAAGACTACGATGATGACAGAGACGACCCCAAGTACTACAG GGGCAGTGCGCTGCAGAAGCGTCTCAGAGACCGAGAGAAGGAGATGGAGGCGGACGAGcgtgacaggaagagagagaaggaggagctggaggagatcaGACAGAGGCTGCTAGACGAGGGACATCCAGACCCAGACGCAGAGCTACGCAGG atggaggaggaagaggaggagcgtCTGAGACAACCTCCCATCATCCCAGAGCCGGAGCCCGAGCCGGAGCCGGAGCCCGAGGAGGAACAACGGGAACGCCACAGGGGTTCACGAGAACGCCGGGACCGCCGACAGGAACcggagagagcagcagcagcagaacccCGTGCGAGGCCCCCAGCCCACTCGGACGACGAGGTGGAGGAGGGCGAGGAACAGGAGTACGACGATGACGAAGACAACCCTGACGTAAAGCCGTGCTTGAAGCCCACGATGCGGCCCATCACGGCGGCGCCCTCGGTGTCGTCGGGCAGCGGCGGCGCGTCCCCCAACACACCCGGGGACGAGTCGCCGTGCGGCATCATCATCCCCCACGAGAACTCGCCGCCTGAGGCGCTGCCGCAGGAGGAGCACCGGCTAAAGTTCGGCCTCAATCTCAAACTGG GTGCCTCAGGAAGCCCCAGTCAGCCCAACGtagggaagaggaagaagctGCCCGTGGACAGCGTCTTCGACAAGTTTGACGACGAAGAAACTGACGAACAGCCTCGCAAGAGGAAGCTGGTACCTCTGGATTACGACGACGACAAGAGCCTCGGCGTGGACGGGGCCGGGCTCTCCAGCATCAAGGGGGCCAACACTGAGGAGAAACGGAAACACATCAAGAGTCTGATAGAAAAGATTCCCACAGCCAAGCCTGAGCTGTTCTCCTACGAGCTGGACTGGACTATGGTGGACACG ACGTTAATGGAGCGACGCGTTCGGCCCTGGATCAATAAAAAGATTATCGAGTACATCGGAGAGGAAGAGGCGACGTTAGTGGACTTTGTCTGCTCCAAG GTGATGGCTCACAGTATGCCACAGAGTATCCTGGATGATGTTGCTATG GTTCTTGACGAAGAAGCCGAAGTCTTCATAGTGAAAATGTGGAGGTTACTCATTTATGAAACCGAAGCTAAGAAGATTGGACTGGTGAAATAA